The following are encoded together in the candidate division WOR-3 bacterium genome:
- a CDS encoding exo-alpha-sialidase — protein MLKEDGFIIFIILPYILYGQWGQDTRLTFNPDSSILTSENSYCLSGQRDTIHIIWWDRRDGNWEIYYKRSTDQGMTWESDIRLTSTFGKSQNASIASLGNYVHIVWEEESTATIHYIRSTNFGSSWLPETILSLPGYHAYAPSLAIYGDLVHVIWRDYVNRHLYYSRSTDKGNTWEPVIEPVASPISSEACISASESSINIVWHDFPFGTWIWHIYYLRSTNNGVTWDTVRIIHEGGYQRPIRKPRLWAKGDTIHLIWDEGDWIYYMRSIDNGNTWGSLQMLSDFGVDSRSPYILAYDSLVFAVWHGYFDDTCGIFYRWSKNAGLSWQPETTLTKSTGYTICPYISSSLNKLHLIWQDDRDGNPEIYYKHCQLMEAISERIKSNVDNRLQDRIINIYPIPGGTEIWVSYKVENRDKKIEIEVYDLNGKKIKSLVDEVKKPGNYIAIWQGKDERNSAVSSGLYFCILRTDGKFRCSKKILFLHQKGVQ, from the coding sequence TTCCGAAAATTCATATTGCCTAAGTGGTCAAAGGGATACTATTCATATAATCTGGTGGGACAGAAGAGATGGAAACTGGGAAATATATTATAAGAGGTCAACAGACCAGGGTATGACTTGGGAGTCTGATATAAGATTAACCAGTACCTTTGGTAAATCCCAAAATGCATCAATTGCTTCGTTAGGTAATTATGTTCATATTGTTTGGGAAGAAGAATCAACGGCTACTATTCATTACATAAGATCTACAAATTTTGGATCCTCCTGGCTTCCAGAAACAATTCTTTCTCTGCCCGGATACCATGCATATGCACCATCCCTTGCAATTTATGGCGACCTGGTTCATGTAATATGGAGAGATTATGTAAATAGACACCTATATTATAGCCGTTCCACAGATAAAGGCAATACTTGGGAACCTGTAATTGAACCAGTTGCAAGTCCTATTTCCTCGGAAGCCTGTATAAGTGCCTCAGAATCCAGTATCAACATTGTGTGGCATGATTTCCCATTTGGAACATGGATATGGCATATTTATTACTTAAGGTCAACAAATAATGGTGTTACTTGGGATACCGTGCGAATTATTCATGAGGGTGGATATCAAAGACCTATCCGAAAACCAAGGCTGTGGGCAAAAGGTGATACTATTCATCTAATATGGGATGAAGGGGATTGGATTTACTATATGCGGTCTATTGATAATGGAAATACCTGGGGTTCTCTTCAGATGTTGAGTGATTTTGGTGTTGACTCTCGCTCTCCTTACATTTTGGCTTACGATAGTTTAGTTTTTGCAGTGTGGCATGGTTATTTTGATGACACTTGTGGTATATTCTATAGATGGTCAAAAAATGCTGGTCTATCCTGGCAACCTGAAACCACTTTGACAAAAAGCACTGGTTATACTATATGTCCTTATATTTCTTCTTCATTGAACAAGTTACACCTTATTTGGCAGGATGACCGCGATGGCAATCCGGAGATATATTACAAGCATTGTCAATTAATGGAGGCAATTAGTGAAAGGATAAAATCTAATGTGGATAATCGCCTTCAGGATAGGATTATTAACATATATCCAATACCCGGGGGTACTGAAATCTGGGTTAGTTATAAGGTTGAAAATCGCGATAAAAAGATAGAAATTGAAGTCTATGACCTTAATGGCAAAAAAATAAAATCTCTTGTTGATGAAGTTAAGAAACCCGGGAATTATATTGCAATCTGGCAAGGAAAAGACGAGAGAAATTCGGCTGTCTCCTCTGGTCTTTATTTCTGTATCTTAAGGACCGATGGGAAATTTAGATGTAGTAAAAAGATTTTATTTTTACATCAGAAAGGAGTACAATGA